One genomic region from Haloprofundus salinisoli encodes:
- a CDS encoding DUF5797 family protein has product MTLSDEDKERLADVVKLQPTKNKELQNRWDLDSGSEVHRYLEGTLKEYYYRDENSLIRATTEAAELLGIEPPMDDSDDGAPSVLRVPELESQVFQVVAGPDERSESVVSVLNKLRERFGVDPEAADVRRALQSLKRKGVVEVTYRTVPTFKLAVERDDVDVEVV; this is encoded by the coding sequence ATGACCCTCTCGGACGAGGACAAGGAGCGGTTGGCGGACGTGGTCAAACTCCAACCGACGAAGAACAAGGAACTGCAGAACCGCTGGGATCTCGACAGCGGCAGCGAGGTCCACCGCTACCTCGAAGGGACGCTCAAGGAGTACTACTACCGCGACGAGAACAGCCTCATCCGGGCGACGACGGAGGCCGCAGAGCTGCTCGGCATCGAACCGCCTATGGACGACAGCGACGATGGCGCGCCGAGCGTCCTCCGCGTCCCCGAACTCGAATCGCAGGTGTTCCAGGTCGTCGCCGGACCCGACGAGCGCTCCGAGAGCGTCGTCAGCGTGTTGAACAAACTGCGCGAGCGGTTCGGCGTCGACCCGGAAGCCGCCGACGTCCGCCGAGCGCTGCAGAGTCTCAAACGGAAAGGCGTCGTCGAAGTCACCTACCGGACGGTGCCGACGTTCAAACTCGCCGTCGAACGCGACGACGTCGACGTCGAGGTCGTCTGA
- a CDS encoding right-handed parallel beta-helix repeat-containing protein, producing MRDDGDSGRSNAETETPEDDRLRDPLDVTTFGAAGDGDADDGPALQAALDAAADRGGGRVTIPPGTYRHTRSLLYGSNLVVDGHGATLLFDPPDPDATALVPRSYGGGERVRQVVVDGLTLTTADPAKANGIGVAHAEDVTVRGCRGENLRWHLVDVAGGKDVLVRNCYAVGLRSAAYQADNLTEHGGLVVAPPDGPVENAVVDGSANENVAIVHNVAEDCARGVHLHRSGGHDLSVDQNKIRRCTDVGILGDEGTDWHDVRITGNIVEGTETSTGIRLDGRYRNISVENNTVRNHGGDGITVYPGGHSAGKATGEFEEAVAEGVSVSDNTIERVGGAGIALRRASGEVADNYVYDVGLDASERDEGGDSENEGREDALLRGLPVHEPAAVVVERGDGVTVTDNVCRNVAGAGFVVRGGRNVAVAANELFGFEVGVLAVSDPTPTARVRIAGNTLEGTRRSRCGIRLRGGFDHRLDGNDCRRVARGVELLGVRRVFFRDTDVVGGGDEPDGGSENGDIGYHLDGCEELRFRDNDAQGFERSTLLSDSVDVEGQLPHADVRVGSDCADVTLTFPGSAPPADGRFDVGSRVRNTDPSPGSPIGWVCVDGGDPGTWHAFGRIDDDPA from the coding sequence ATGAGAGACGACGGCGACTCCGGACGGTCGAACGCCGAGACGGAGACACCCGAAGACGACCGTCTCAGGGACCCACTCGACGTCACGACGTTCGGCGCGGCCGGCGACGGCGACGCCGACGACGGGCCCGCCCTGCAGGCCGCGCTCGACGCGGCGGCAGATCGCGGCGGCGGCAGAGTGACGATACCGCCCGGTACGTACCGCCACACCCGCTCGCTGCTCTACGGGTCGAACCTCGTCGTCGACGGCCACGGCGCGACCCTCCTGTTCGACCCGCCCGACCCCGACGCGACGGCGCTCGTCCCCCGAAGCTACGGCGGCGGCGAGCGAGTGAGACAGGTCGTCGTTGACGGACTGACGCTCACGACGGCCGACCCCGCGAAGGCGAACGGTATCGGCGTCGCCCACGCCGAAGACGTCACCGTCCGCGGCTGTCGCGGCGAGAACCTCCGCTGGCACCTCGTCGACGTCGCGGGCGGGAAAGACGTGCTCGTACGAAACTGTTACGCGGTCGGTCTCCGGTCGGCCGCCTACCAGGCCGACAACCTCACCGAACACGGCGGCCTCGTCGTCGCTCCGCCGGACGGCCCGGTCGAGAACGCCGTCGTCGACGGCTCCGCTAACGAGAACGTCGCCATCGTCCACAACGTCGCCGAGGACTGCGCGCGCGGCGTCCACCTCCACCGCAGCGGCGGCCACGACCTCTCGGTCGACCAGAACAAGATTCGACGCTGCACCGACGTGGGCATCCTCGGCGACGAGGGCACCGACTGGCACGACGTGCGCATCACCGGCAACATCGTCGAAGGAACCGAAACCTCGACCGGCATCCGCCTCGACGGACGCTACCGCAACATCTCCGTCGAGAACAACACGGTTCGAAACCACGGCGGCGACGGCATCACCGTCTACCCCGGCGGCCACAGTGCGGGCAAGGCGACCGGCGAGTTCGAGGAAGCCGTCGCCGAGGGCGTCAGCGTCTCCGACAACACCATCGAGCGCGTCGGCGGGGCCGGCATCGCGCTCCGTCGGGCCTCGGGGGAAGTAGCCGATAACTACGTGTACGACGTCGGACTCGACGCGAGTGAGCGCGACGAAGGCGGCGACAGCGAGAACGAGGGCCGCGAGGACGCGCTACTGCGAGGCCTCCCGGTCCACGAACCGGCGGCCGTCGTCGTCGAGCGCGGCGACGGCGTCACCGTCACCGACAACGTCTGCCGGAACGTCGCGGGCGCAGGCTTCGTCGTCCGCGGCGGCCGCAACGTCGCCGTCGCGGCGAACGAACTGTTCGGCTTCGAGGTGGGCGTCCTCGCCGTCTCCGACCCGACGCCGACGGCGCGGGTGCGCATCGCGGGCAACACGCTCGAAGGGACACGAAGGTCGCGCTGCGGCATCCGCCTCCGTGGCGGGTTCGACCACCGACTCGACGGTAATGACTGCCGGCGGGTCGCCCGCGGCGTCGAACTGCTCGGCGTCCGACGGGTGTTCTTCCGCGACACCGACGTCGTCGGCGGCGGCGACGAACCTGACGGAGGGAGCGAAAACGGCGACATCGGCTACCACCTCGACGGCTGCGAGGAGCTACGCTTCCGTGACAACGACGCCCAGGGGTTCGAGCGGTCGACGCTCCTGTCGGATTCGGTCGACGTCGAGGGGCAACTGCCCCACGCCGACGTCCGCGTCGGCTCCGACTGCGCGGACGTGACGCTGACGTTCCCGGGGTCCGCGCCACCGGCCGACGGACGGTTCGACGTCGGAAGCCGCGTGCGCAACACCGACCCCTCGCCCGGTAGTCCGATAGGTTGGGTCTGCGTCGACGGCGGAGACCCGGGTACGTGGCACGCGTTCGGCCGTATCGACGACGACCCGGCGTGA
- a CDS encoding DUF5787 family protein gives MSYPADSEFVFELLTCRWAERAWPPDGDRDSALVVARQLGTKRRRWDTVVVEADPDALAARAAFGDDELDSDLLHVVRHAPAEWAWYRDALPHPGYPWRYVLAAVHRAAARGVVEKRRKGRRIEIRCVAPYPDWVRRIVAIENKPDLDASAARALSGQLEHDVGTALADEVWLATAATGAAVEPALLENIPVDVGILALDFADGVDAEAGEVAWYPSSLSPVAGEERNGDGGEDDRAETRLQLAERAYGRGWRSYHGTMRPDCRYFELRRAGDALLPWCAAKERHQTAAECAGSCDSFQPEPPQWRTKGWPIEGGPGKGIKRLLERRRARVRERSAPDS, from the coding sequence GTGAGCTATCCGGCCGACTCGGAGTTCGTCTTCGAACTTCTGACCTGTCGGTGGGCCGAGCGAGCGTGGCCGCCCGACGGCGACAGGGACTCGGCGCTCGTCGTCGCGCGCCAACTCGGCACGAAGCGGCGGCGCTGGGACACCGTCGTGGTCGAAGCCGACCCCGACGCGCTGGCCGCGCGCGCGGCGTTCGGCGACGACGAACTCGACTCGGACCTCCTCCACGTCGTCCGCCACGCGCCCGCCGAGTGGGCGTGGTACCGCGACGCACTGCCGCATCCGGGCTACCCGTGGCGCTACGTGCTCGCGGCCGTTCACCGCGCCGCCGCCCGCGGCGTCGTCGAAAAGCGCCGAAAGGGCAGACGAATCGAGATTCGCTGCGTCGCGCCGTACCCCGACTGGGTCCGTCGCATCGTCGCCATCGAGAACAAACCCGATCTGGACGCCAGCGCCGCCCGCGCGCTCTCGGGGCAGTTAGAGCACGACGTGGGAACCGCGCTGGCCGACGAGGTGTGGCTGGCGACGGCGGCGACGGGCGCGGCCGTCGAACCCGCGCTGCTCGAAAACATCCCCGTCGACGTGGGCATCCTCGCGCTCGATTTCGCCGACGGAGTCGACGCCGAGGCGGGCGAGGTGGCGTGGTATCCGAGTTCGCTGTCGCCGGTCGCGGGCGAAGAAAGGAACGGAGACGGCGGAGAGGACGACCGAGCGGAGACGCGTCTTCAACTCGCAGAGCGCGCCTACGGCCGCGGCTGGCGGTCGTACCACGGGACGATGCGCCCGGACTGTCGGTATTTCGAGCTTCGGCGCGCGGGCGACGCGTTGCTCCCGTGGTGTGCGGCGAAAGAACGCCACCAGACCGCCGCCGAATGCGCGGGGTCGTGCGATTCGTTTCAGCCGGAACCCCCGCAGTGGCGAACGAAGGGGTGGCCCATCGAGGGCGGCCCGGGTAAGGGAATCAAGCGCCTGCTCGAACGGCGGCGAGCGCGCGTCCGCGAGCGCTCCGCCCCCGACTCCTGA
- a CDS encoding bis(5'-nucleosyl)-tetraphosphatase, translating to MTVEAVSAGAILFRDTRGRREYLLLKSRPGDWEFPKGGVEGDEELQQTAIREIGEEAGIDDFRLVDGFRREYDYVFEAGGKTIHKTVHLFIARSFEASAELSSEHRDLQWRDYEQAVNTITQDGPREILEEAHEYLNELAAENGEEESERRYLA from the coding sequence ATGACGGTCGAAGCGGTCAGTGCTGGAGCCATTCTCTTCCGCGACACCCGCGGCCGACGGGAGTATCTGCTCCTGAAGAGCCGACCCGGGGACTGGGAGTTCCCGAAAGGCGGGGTCGAAGGCGATGAGGAACTGCAGCAGACGGCGATTAGAGAGATCGGAGAGGAGGCGGGAATCGACGACTTCCGCCTCGTCGACGGATTCCGCAGAGAGTACGACTACGTGTTCGAGGCCGGTGGCAAAACCATCCACAAGACGGTCCACCTGTTCATCGCGCGCTCGTTCGAGGCCAGCGCCGAGCTGTCGAGCGAACACCGCGACCTGCAGTGGCGCGACTACGAACAGGCCGTCAACACCATCACGCAGGACGGCCCGCGCGAGATTCTCGAGGAGGCCCACGAGTATCTCAACGAGCTCGCCGCGGAAAACGGCGAAGAGGAATCCGAACGGAGGTACCTCGCCTGA
- a CDS encoding uS10/mL48 family ribosomal protein, translating into MTFVTKLTFESGDRAVLDDVVTDLKRMLERKGAECKGPHSSPPDRLSVPQYRNLTRGREFSPWSYTVYTRRLEIHGADQVARRVAERQFPDSVHVEIEIEQKKPLGHRQN; encoded by the coding sequence ATGACTTTTGTAACCAAACTCACGTTCGAAAGTGGCGACCGCGCCGTCCTCGACGACGTAGTGACGGATCTCAAGCGGATGCTCGAACGGAAAGGCGCGGAGTGCAAGGGCCCGCACTCCTCGCCGCCGGACCGACTGAGCGTCCCGCAGTACCGGAATCTCACGCGCGGCCGGGAGTTCTCGCCGTGGTCGTACACGGTGTACACGCGCCGCCTCGAAATCCACGGCGCGGACCAGGTCGCCCGACGCGTCGCCGAGCGGCAGTTCCCCGACAGCGTCCACGTCGAAATCGAGATCGAACAGAAGAAACCGCTCGGCCACCGACAGAACTGA
- a CDS encoding DUF7513 family protein → MSDRRSQRDARADGGGALRKLLAGWTFRTSTPSYDVGDELVAYVTGVDGDAPVVRVGDTVLRLTKTADDVGLAPDGDLLDRKVRLRVDSFDDAAHQGTAELLAVSDESGATF, encoded by the coding sequence ATGAGCGACCGACGGTCGCAACGCGACGCGCGGGCCGACGGCGGAGGGGCCCTCCGAAAGCTCCTCGCCGGATGGACGTTCCGGACGAGCACGCCCTCGTACGACGTCGGCGACGAACTGGTGGCGTACGTCACCGGCGTCGACGGCGACGCCCCGGTCGTCCGCGTCGGCGACACGGTGTTGCGGCTCACGAAGACCGCAGACGACGTCGGTCTCGCTCCCGACGGCGACCTCCTCGACCGAAAAGTGCGACTCCGCGTCGACTCCTTCGACGACGCCGCCCACCAGGGGACCGCCGAGTTGCTCGCGGTGTCCGACGAGTCGGGAGCGACGTTCTGA
- a CDS encoding Na+/H+ antiporter NhaC family protein yields the protein MSRAELGDDSEGPPLRFRGGPLASIVPIAFFIVWAIVQSGLFGIGDTTGLVAGMLLGLILGMLFVKGDWKHYANALFEGMTQRVAVTAIVAWLWAGMFAETIQVGEFVSGLVWAADALSVGAALFPALTFLLAAVLATGIGTGYGTAIAFTGLVFPAGVLLGANPVLLFGAILSGSVFGDNLAPVSDTTIVSAVTQDADIGGVVASRFKYAVIAAVLAFAAYLVAGSEMAGEPMSVGASVIEGATALGLVHLLSIAVVIVTAVSGRHIVEAISWGIILAIVLNLTLGLAPASEMLVFNAPASSGIATALADAPVVGAVVETVPVGADADPSVGGSIYDGAAGFFPLIVLVLLIVAGAKVLQRGGGFEAIQDVLLNRVATSVRRSELTMVLGTALVNAMITINTAAEIAIAPYVSTLGRRFNINGYRRANILDANTSALGYIFPWGGGVLAGYSVMLGLPDQYEWFTQSMLVNPASVWPYVFHGWFLVGVFVLAAITGYGREYVPDRVSEEVSRV from the coding sequence ATGAGTCGTGCGGAACTCGGCGACGACTCCGAGGGCCCGCCGCTGCGTTTCCGCGGCGGTCCGCTCGCGAGCATCGTCCCGATTGCGTTCTTCATCGTATGGGCCATCGTACAGAGCGGTCTCTTCGGCATCGGCGACACGACGGGGCTGGTCGCCGGGATGCTTCTCGGCCTCATCCTCGGGATGCTGTTCGTGAAGGGAGACTGGAAACACTACGCCAACGCGCTGTTCGAGGGGATGACCCAGCGCGTCGCCGTCACCGCCATCGTCGCGTGGCTGTGGGCCGGGATGTTCGCCGAGACGATTCAGGTCGGCGAGTTCGTCTCCGGTCTCGTCTGGGCGGCGGACGCGCTCAGCGTCGGCGCGGCGCTGTTCCCCGCGCTGACGTTCCTGCTCGCGGCGGTGCTGGCGACGGGTATCGGGACGGGCTACGGTACCGCTATCGCCTTCACCGGCCTCGTCTTCCCGGCGGGCGTGCTCCTCGGCGCGAACCCCGTGCTGCTGTTCGGCGCGATCCTCTCGGGGTCGGTGTTCGGCGACAACCTCGCGCCCGTCAGCGACACGACCATCGTCAGCGCCGTCACGCAGGACGCCGACATCGGCGGCGTCGTCGCCTCTCGATTCAAGTACGCCGTCATCGCGGCCGTTCTCGCGTTCGCGGCCTACCTCGTCGCGGGAAGCGAGATGGCCGGTGAACCGATGTCGGTCGGTGCGTCCGTCATCGAGGGCGCGACGGCGCTCGGCCTCGTTCACCTGCTCTCTATCGCCGTCGTCATCGTGACGGCCGTCTCGGGCCGGCACATCGTCGAGGCCATCTCGTGGGGTATCATCCTCGCCATCGTCCTCAACCTCACGCTCGGACTCGCGCCCGCCAGCGAGATGCTCGTGTTCAACGCCCCGGCGTCGTCGGGCATCGCCACCGCGCTCGCGGACGCGCCCGTCGTCGGTGCCGTCGTCGAGACGGTTCCGGTGGGCGCCGACGCCGACCCGTCGGTCGGCGGCAGCATCTACGACGGTGCGGCGGGCTTCTTCCCGCTCATCGTGCTCGTGTTGCTCATCGTCGCGGGCGCGAAAGTGCTCCAGCGCGGCGGCGGCTTCGAGGCGATTCAGGACGTGCTGTTGAACCGCGTCGCCACCAGCGTCCGCCGCTCCGAACTGACGATGGTGCTCGGCACGGCGCTCGTCAACGCGATGATCACGATCAACACCGCCGCCGAGATCGCCATCGCGCCGTACGTCTCGACGCTCGGTCGCCGGTTCAACATCAACGGCTACCGCCGAGCCAACATCCTGGACGCCAACACCTCGGCGCTCGGCTACATCTTCCCGTGGGGCGGCGGCGTGCTCGCGGGCTACTCGGTGATGCTCGGCCTGCCCGACCAGTACGAGTGGTTCACCCAGTCGATGCTCGTCAACCCGGCCTCCGTCTGGCCGTACGTGTTCCACGGCTGGTTCCTCGTCGGCGTGTTCGTCCTCGCGGCGATAACCGGCTACGGCCGCGAGTACGTTCCCGACCGCGTCTCCGAGGAGGTGAGTCGCGTATGA
- a CDS encoding amidohydrolase — MSQSEFDYVDFRRDLHRHPEPAWREFYTTARIVDELEKRDLDALYVGREVLADDRPGVPDDAELDEWFERAREAGAREDVLERLEGGYTGAVAVVEKGEGPTVALRVDIDALPITEADEDGHAPVPGGFRSENEGFMHACGHDAHATIGLGVLDAVVDSDFEGTFKVLFQPSEEIVSGGGPMAESGHVDDVDYLLAVHIGLDHPSGEIVAGVDGFLAVHHFRAEFTGHPAHAGARPEEGDNAVQAMAAAIQNLYAIPRHADGATRINAGLVGGGTATNIVPEEAFIDGEVRGETTELMEYMREKAYRVMEAAAEMHGCEVSLSTEGEAPSARSDDALVNVVSAVAGGNDGVTSLVERDVLGGSEDATFLMQKVQDNGGKAAYVGVGTDHPGGHHTRTFDVNEDDLDLGVEVLADSILEIAATRP; from the coding sequence ATGAGCCAAAGCGAGTTCGACTACGTCGATTTCCGCCGCGACCTGCACCGGCACCCCGAACCGGCGTGGCGGGAGTTCTACACCACCGCCCGTATCGTCGACGAACTGGAGAAACGCGACCTCGACGCGCTCTACGTCGGCCGAGAGGTGCTCGCCGACGACCGCCCCGGCGTCCCCGACGACGCGGAACTCGACGAGTGGTTCGAGCGAGCCCGCGAGGCCGGCGCGCGCGAGGACGTCCTCGAACGGTTGGAGGGCGGCTACACCGGCGCGGTCGCCGTCGTCGAGAAGGGTGAGGGACCGACCGTCGCGCTCCGCGTCGACATCGACGCGCTTCCCATCACCGAGGCCGACGAAGACGGGCACGCGCCGGTACCGGGCGGTTTCCGCTCGGAGAACGAGGGGTTCATGCACGCCTGCGGCCACGACGCCCACGCGACCATCGGCCTCGGCGTGCTGGACGCGGTCGTCGACAGCGACTTCGAGGGCACGTTCAAGGTGCTCTTCCAGCCGAGCGAGGAGATCGTCTCCGGCGGCGGGCCGATGGCCGAGAGCGGCCACGTAGACGACGTGGACTACCTCCTGGCCGTCCACATCGGCCTCGACCACCCCTCCGGCGAGATCGTCGCGGGCGTCGACGGGTTCCTCGCGGTCCACCACTTCCGCGCGGAGTTCACCGGGCACCCCGCCCACGCCGGCGCGCGTCCCGAGGAGGGCGACAACGCGGTGCAGGCGATGGCGGCGGCGATTCAGAACCTCTACGCGATTCCGCGCCACGCCGACGGCGCGACCCGCATCAACGCGGGCCTCGTCGGCGGCGGCACCGCGACGAACATCGTCCCCGAGGAGGCGTTCATCGACGGCGAGGTCCGCGGCGAGACGACCGAACTGATGGAGTACATGCGGGAGAAGGCGTACCGCGTGATGGAGGCCGCAGCGGAGATGCACGGCTGTGAGGTCTCCTTGTCGACGGAGGGCGAAGCGCCGAGCGCCCGGAGCGACGACGCCCTCGTGAACGTCGTCTCGGCGGTCGCGGGCGGCAACGACGGCGTCACGTCGCTCGTCGAACGCGACGTGCTCGGCGGCAGCGAGGACGCGACGTTCCTCATGCAGAAAGTACAGGACAACGGCGGGAAAGCCGCCTACGTCGGCGTCGGCACCGACCACCCCGGTGGCCACCACACCCGGACGTTCGACGTGAACGAGGACGACCTCGACCTGGGCGTCGAGGTGCTCGCCGACTCGATTCTCGAAATCGCGGCGACGCGGCCGTAG
- a CDS encoding SDR family oxidoreductase has product MSQTVLVTGCSSGIGRATAERFLDGGWTVYATARDVDDVSDLDARGCRTLELDVTDDEEVERAVDRVFDEQGHLDCLVNNAGYGQFGPVEDVPMAGVVEQFDVNTFGPLRLIRAVVPRMRERGRGTVVNVTAGVGGLTVPGLGIYTGSKYGLESVTDALRQETGRFGVDVVTVEPGIVATDFYDRVLTEVAEADRSSAYADLYRVLDEISVVETKPPGVNSPERVAERLYDVATVENPKPVYRVGPSAKLGTLVGALVRGRVRDAASRFGLRVLSSDPAIRTLRWWRNRRSG; this is encoded by the coding sequence ATGAGCCAGACGGTTCTCGTCACGGGCTGTTCCTCGGGTATCGGACGCGCGACCGCCGAGCGGTTTCTCGACGGCGGCTGGACCGTGTACGCGACCGCGCGCGACGTCGACGACGTCTCCGACCTCGACGCTCGCGGCTGTCGCACCCTCGAACTCGACGTCACAGACGACGAGGAAGTCGAGCGCGCGGTCGACCGCGTGTTCGACGAGCAGGGGCACCTCGACTGTCTCGTCAACAACGCGGGCTACGGGCAGTTCGGCCCGGTCGAAGACGTGCCGATGGCGGGCGTCGTCGAGCAGTTCGACGTCAACACGTTCGGCCCGCTGCGGCTGATTCGCGCGGTGGTCCCGCGGATGCGCGAGCGCGGACGCGGCACCGTCGTCAACGTCACCGCCGGCGTCGGCGGCCTCACGGTTCCGGGGCTCGGTATCTACACGGGCTCGAAGTACGGCCTCGAATCGGTGACCGACGCGCTGCGCCAGGAGACCGGGCGGTTCGGCGTCGACGTGGTGACCGTCGAACCCGGCATCGTCGCGACCGACTTCTACGACCGCGTGCTGACGGAGGTCGCGGAGGCGGACCGCTCCTCGGCGTACGCCGACCTCTACCGCGTGCTCGACGAGATTTCGGTGGTCGAGACGAAGCCACCGGGCGTCAACTCACCCGAGCGGGTCGCAGAACGGCTCTACGACGTGGCGACCGTCGAGAACCCGAAGCCAGTGTATCGGGTCGGCCCGAGCGCCAAACTCGGGACGCTCGTCGGCGCGCTCGTCCGCGGTCGGGTTCGTGACGCCGCGTCTCGATTTGGACTACGCGTGCTCTCGAGCGACCCGGCGATACGCACCCTCCGGTGGTGGCGGAACCGGCGGAGCGGGTAG
- a CDS encoding FAD-binding oxidoreductase yields MSDARESARKEGLTAQYIVATSDGSAVTLPEETVEAFRRQLRGSLLTPEDEAFESATRLWNGMVEKSPALVVQPTGTVDVVTAVNFAREHDLSLSVKGGGHNIAGTALTDGGLTLDMSGLCGVFVDPTARTATVQPGCLLGDVDRETQLYGLATALGFVSETGVAGLTLGGGFGYLSRRFGWTVDNLLEAEVVTADGRVRRVNREENADLFWAVRGAGANLGVVTSFTYRLHEVGPTVYGGLIAWPADRADEVLSAYREITAGAPRELTLFLVLRRAPPAPFAPEEWHGKRICAMAVCYSGDLDDVDEMFAPIRALGTPVIDQLRARPYAELQSSLDATQPKGNHYYWKTEFAAELSDEFLSTLRELAAECPIPGAQLVVAHIGGSLNDRDADDGAVGNRDARFVYGAAGMWPPDEPNEEQFKRWVRGAWQRLRPFSTGGNYVNFQTADDGDERIRATYGDNFDRLVEVKTTYDPENVFRSNRNVRPRGR; encoded by the coding sequence ATGTCAGACGCACGAGAATCGGCTAGGAAAGAGGGGCTAACGGCCCAGTACATCGTCGCCACCAGCGACGGATCGGCCGTCACGTTGCCCGAGGAGACCGTCGAAGCGTTCCGACGACAACTGCGCGGGTCTCTGTTGACCCCGGAAGACGAGGCGTTCGAGAGCGCGACGCGTCTCTGGAACGGGATGGTCGAGAAATCGCCCGCACTGGTGGTCCAGCCGACGGGCACCGTCGACGTCGTGACCGCGGTGAACTTCGCCCGCGAGCACGACCTCTCGCTCTCGGTGAAAGGCGGCGGCCACAACATCGCCGGCACGGCGCTGACCGACGGTGGTCTGACTCTCGATATGTCCGGACTCTGCGGGGTTTTCGTCGACCCGACGGCGCGAACCGCGACGGTCCAGCCGGGCTGTCTCCTCGGCGACGTGGACCGAGAGACCCAGCTGTACGGGCTGGCCACGGCGCTGGGCTTCGTCTCCGAGACCGGCGTGGCCGGACTGACGTTAGGCGGGGGGTTCGGCTACCTCTCGCGCCGGTTCGGGTGGACCGTCGACAACCTGCTCGAAGCGGAGGTCGTCACCGCCGACGGGAGGGTCCGCCGCGTTAACCGCGAGGAGAACGCGGACCTCTTCTGGGCCGTCCGCGGTGCCGGTGCCAATCTCGGCGTCGTCACGTCGTTCACCTATCGGCTCCACGAGGTCGGACCGACCGTCTACGGCGGGCTCATCGCCTGGCCGGCCGACCGCGCCGACGAAGTTCTGTCGGCCTACCGGGAGATTACCGCCGGTGCGCCACGGGAGCTGACGCTGTTTCTGGTCCTTCGCCGGGCACCGCCCGCCCCCTTTGCCCCCGAGGAGTGGCACGGAAAGCGAATCTGCGCCATGGCCGTCTGCTACAGCGGCGACTTAGACGACGTCGACGAGATGTTCGCCCCGATTCGTGCGCTTGGTACTCCCGTGATAGATCAGCTCCGAGCGCGACCCTACGCCGAGCTCCAGTCCTCGCTCGACGCGACGCAACCGAAGGGGAACCACTACTACTGGAAGACCGAGTTCGCCGCCGAACTGAGCGACGAGTTCCTCTCGACGCTGCGGGAGCTGGCCGCCGAGTGCCCCATCCCGGGAGCGCAGCTCGTAGTTGCCCACATCGGCGGATCCCTCAACGACCGCGACGCCGACGACGGAGCGGTCGGGAACCGCGACGCCCGCTTCGTCTACGGTGCGGCGGGGATGTGGCCCCCGGACGAACCGAACGAGGAGCAGTTCAAACGGTGGGTCCGTGGCGCGTGGCAGCGGCTTCGTCCGTTTTCCACGGGCGGAAACTACGTCAACTTCCAGACCGCAGACGACGGCGACGAGCGAATCCGAGCGACGTACGGCGACAACTTCGACCGCCTCGTCGAGGTCAAGACGACGTACGACCCCGAAAACGTGTTCCGCTCGAATCGGAACGTCCGGCCGCGGGGGCGGTGA